The following coding sequences lie in one Arabidopsis thaliana chromosome 3, partial sequence genomic window:
- a CDS encoding ARM repeat superfamily protein, whose amino-acid sequence MSSSIVSQLQALKSVLQADTEPSKRPFTRPSILFSPKEAADFDIESIYELGLKGLEVLGNKDERFKNYMNDLFSHKSKEIDRELLGKEENARIDSSISSYLRLLSGYLQFRASLETLEYLIRRYKIHIYNLEDVVLCALPYHDTHAFVRIVQLLSTGNSKWKFLDGVKNSGAPPPRSVIVQQCIRDKQVLEALCDYASRTKKYQPSKPVVSFSTAVVVGVLGSVPTVDGDIVKTILPFVDSGLQSGVKGCLDQQAGALMVVGMLANRAVLNTNLIKRLMRSIIDIGREHAKESSDPHSLRLSLMALINFVQLQSVDLIPRKALDLFNEIRDISGVLLGLSKEFNIKRFLAVLLDSLLFYSSSDDKCCEVLASIIETVPVSNLVDHLISKVFSLCMTQYQKNSDFRSSTSGSWAKKFLVVVSKKYPAELRAAVPKFLEATEVQSKKEDLKLEMLSCMLDGNSDMSHPFVDSKLWFRLHHPRAAVRCAALSSLNGVLKDDSSKAENLVTIQDAILRQLWDDDLAVVQAALSFDKLPNIITSSGLLDALLHVVKRCVGILVSGVSHNVQLAVDVVALSLKIAVSSFGNQTDSTEKVTSAMFPFLLIQPKTWNLNLLVLKLGKDVNWPLFKNLAADDGMKKLPDIMSTNLSSISMDIINDLGEALSLDPDERRIELIERACNYKLSEVLETCSNIKCSEQDRNKLQKGLLIRESVSALNIDVINKLVEAFMMHPADYIQWLTVSCRDSTLSKTLFYMILMHSLQKMNSSSDPSQLLDLFELCFPVLKTEWEELEVEVDVSLKELSKSNCQELLYQLLDTSDFTALNSKVLICLFWKLGESFIKLEPAHDASVLNKRLSSGLEDLFFFFATTRLRHVFKEHLHFRVREAKVCPVLFLSRLISREDVPPLVQIESLRCFSYLCSSGNNEWLIQVFSSFPVLLVPMSSDNQDVKAAAINCIEALFNLRCRVESSKKNGSAAIYGSSFDELLGMIVQQRRLILSDNKFFASYLTSLLSSTTNDLLVPVGLQKRFDQSTKENILSVILLCAEDLPAYGKLRVLSLLKDLGIMLMRDEIVKLLSQLLDKRSQYYYKLDKTSQPLSDTEVDLLCLLLECSMMRTSSFKGQSLDDHILSALNVDCMASERPAVISPCLTILEKLSNRFYDELQTDVQIRFFHKLVSMFRSSNGSIQNGAKEAVLRLKLSSSTVVLALDRITQQDTLVIGSLSKKKKQKKNSKSCPEEDINSEEFRSGEKALSFIASLLDMLLLKKDLTHRESLIRPLFKLLQRSMSKEWVKIAFSIEETSLQPPQDVRETTPTFISSIQQTLLLILKDIFDSLNMNPLKAEVANEINVKMLVELAHSSNDGVTRNHIFSLFTAIVKFVPDKVLDHIISILTLVGESTVTQIDSHSKSIFEGFISMVIPFWLSKTKSEEQLLQIFVKVLPDIVEHRRRSIVAYLLGVIGERNGLPALLVLLFKSLISRKDSAWLGNANVSESFASIVKKEWEYSFAMEICEQYSSSTWLSSLVILLQTISKDSKQCFLQMRLVLEFVFQKLQDPEFAFAVSLEPRNNVSVGIQQELQELMKCCICLLQAIDAKKEKDVTSSVRNEIRMRIHDVLMTVTGAMDLSIYFRVVTSLLQQQTDYNGTKKVLGLISERAKDTSSSKMKHKRKISNQKGRNSWLNLDEVAVDSFGKMCEEIVHLINATDDESGVPVKRAAISTLEVLAGRFPSGHPIFRKCLAAVAECISSKNLGVSSSCLRTTGALINVLGPKALIELPCIMKNLVKQSLEVSFASQSGRNATAEEQLLMLSVLVTLEAVIDKLGGFLNPHLGDIMKIMVLHPEYVSDFDKNLKSKANAIRRLLTDKIPVRLTLQPLLRIYNEAVSSGNASLVIAFNMLEDLVVKMDRSSIVSSHGKIFDQCLVALDIRRLNPAAIQNIDDAERSVTSAMVALTKKLTESEFRPLFIRSIDWAESDVVDGSGSENKSIDRAISFYGLVDRLCESHRSIFVPYFKYVLDGIVAHLTTAEASVSTRKKKKAKIQQTSDSIQPKSWHLRALVLSCLKNCFLHDTGSLKFLDTNNFQVLLKPIVSQLVVEPPSSLKEHPHVPSVDEVDDLLVSCIGQMAVASGSDLLWKPLNHEVLMQTRSESVRSRMLSLRSVKQMLDNLKEEYLVLLAETIPFLAELLEDVELSVKSLAQDIIKQMEEMSGESLAEYL is encoded by the exons GattcatatatacaacttGGAAGATGTGGTTCTATGCGCCTTGCCATACCATGACACACATGCCTTTGTCCGCATTGTTCAACTGCTTTCTACTGG AAATTCCAAGTGGAAATTTCTGGATGGTGTTAAAAATTCAGGTGCTCCACCTCCTAGATCGGTTATCGTTCAGCAATGTATACGTGATAAACAAGTTTTGGAGGCCTTGTGTGACTAT GCATCTCGTACTAAGAAGTATCAGCCTTCAAAACCTGTGGTTAGCTTCTCCACCGCAGTTGTTGTTGGGGTGCTCGGTTCAGTTCCAACTGTTGATGGAGATATTGTAAAGACGATTTTGCCATTTGTGGACTCTGGTCTTCAATCTGGTGTGAAAGGATGTTTAGATCAACAG GCTGGAGCGTTAATGGTTGTTGGCATGTTGGCAAACAGAGCTGTGCTAAATACTAATCTTATCAAGCGCTTGATGAGGTCCATCATCGACATTGGTCGTGAACATGCCAAGGAATCTTCTGACCCGCATTCGCTTCGATTGTCACTTATGGCCTTGATCAATTTTGTTCAG CTGCAATCTGTGGACTTGATCCCAAGGAAAGCATTGGATCTTTTTAACGAAATAAG AGATATTTCTGGTGTTCTTTTAGGCTTGTCCAAAGAGTTCAACATCAAAAGATTCCTGGCAGTGCTACTGgattctttacttttttacaG TTCGTCTGATGATAAATGCTGCGAAGTTTTAGCTTCAATAATTGAGACTGTTCCCGTAAGCAATTTGGTTGATCATTTGATCTCCAAGGTTTTCTCTTTATGTATGACACAATACCAGAAGAACAGTGATTTTAGATCTTCTACATCTG GAAGCTGGGCCAAGAAATTTCTGGTTGTTGTAAGCAAGAAGTATCCTGCTGAACTACGTGCCGCAGTTCCTAAATTTTTAGAG GCTACTGAAGTTCAGTCGAAGAAAGAGGATTTAAAGCTAGAGATGTTGTCTTGTATGCTGGATGGGAATTCAGACATGTCTCACCCGTTTGTGGATTCAAAATTGTGGTTCCGGCTCCACCATCCCAGG GCTGCTGTACGTTGTGCCGCGCTTTCTAGTCTAAATGGTGTTCTCAAGGATGATAGCTCTAAAGCAGAG AACCTTGTCACAATTCAGGATGCTATACTGCGTCAGCTTTGGGATGATGATCTGGCTGTTGTTCAGGCTGCCCTCTCTTTCGATAAGTTGCCCAATATAATAACCTCTTCTGGTCTTCTGGATGCTTTGCTTCATGTGGTGAAACGATGTGTTGGCATTCTCGTATCAG GAGTATCACATAATGTTCAACTGGCAGTTGATGTTGTTGCTTTGTCTCTTAAAATTGCTGTCTCAAGCTTCGGTAATCAAACAGACTCTACTGAGAAAGTTACCTCTGCAATGTTCCCATTTCTCTTAATTCAGCCGAAG ACGTGGAATTTAAATCTACTTGTGCTAAAGTTGGGAAAGGATGTTAACTGGCCACTTTTCAAGAATCTTGCTGCTGATGATGGAATG AAAAAGCTCCCCGATATCATGTCTACAAACTTATCCTCAATTAGCATGGATATTATTAACGATTTGGGAGAAGCACTCTCCTTGGATCCTGATGAGCGTAGGATTGAGCTTATTGAGAGAGCGTGCAACTATAAGCTCTCTGAAGTTTTGGAAACATGCAGCAATATCAAATGTTCAGAACAGGATCGTAACAAGTTGCAG AAGGGACTACTGATCCGTGAAAGTGTGTCCGCATTGAACATAGATGTCATTAACAAGCTGGTGGAAGCATTTATGATGCACCCTGCTGATTATATTCAGTGGCTTACTGTCAGTTGCCGAGATTCCACCTTGTCAAAGACActgttttatatgattttgatgcATTCCCTGCAGAAGATGAATTCTTCATCTG ACCCTAGTCAACTTTTGGATCTTTTCGAACTTTGCTTTCCTGTTTTGAAGACTGAGTGGGAAGAACTTGAGGTCGAGGTTGATGTTTCTCTGAAAGAG CTGTCGAAAAGCAACTGCCAAGAACTCCTATATCAACTCCTTGATACCTCTGATTTTACTGCTCTGAATTCGAAGGTTCTGATATGCTTGTTTTGGAAGTTGGGCGAGTCATTCATTAAACTTGAACCTGCCCACGATGCTTCG GTTTTGAACAAAAGGTTATCTAGCGGACTTgaggatttgtttttcttttttgcaacAACTCGGTTGCGGCATGTCTTCAAGGAACACCTTCATTTCCGTGTGAGAGAAGCCAAAGTCTGTCCTGTTTTGTTTCTATCCCGACTGATCTCACGAGAAG ATGTTCCTCCTCTTGTCCAAATTGAAAGTCTCAGATGTTTTTCGTATCTTTGCTCTAGCGGGAATAATGAATGGTTGATTCAAGTTTTTTCAAGCTTTCCTGTACTTTTGGTTCCCATGTCAAGTGATAATCAG GACGTTAAAGCAGCTGCCATTAATTGTATCGAGGCACTCTTCAACCTTCGGTGTCGTGTCGAATCtagcaaaaaaaatg GGAGTGCTGCAATCTACGGTAGTTCTTTTGATGAACTTTTGGGAATGATCGTGCAACAAAGGAGGCTTATATTGTCAGACAATAAGTTTTTCGCATCGTACTTGACATCGTTGCTCAGTTCAACCACTAATGACCTTCTAGTGCCAGTTGGCCTGCAAAAAAG GTTTGATCAatccacaaaagaaaacattcttTCGGTCATTTTATTGTGTGCGGAAGACCTACCTGCTTATGGGAAG CTAAGAGTCCTATCTTTGCTAAAAGATCTGGGCATCATGCTTATGCGTGATGAAATTGTTAAGTTATTGTCTCAACTTCTTGATAAACGTAGTCAATACTACTATAAGCTGGACAAAACTTCCCAGCCATTATCAGACACTGAGGTCGATTTATTATGCCTTCTTCTGGAG TGCTCCATGATGCGAACATCATCGTTTAAAGGGCAGTCTCTTGATGATCATATACTGAGCGCATTGAAT GTGGATTGTATGGCTTCAGAACGTCCTGCTGTTATTTCTCCTTGTCTTACCATTTTGGAGAAGCTAAGCAATCGATTTTATGATGAACTGCAGACTGATGTTCAG ATTCGTTTCTTCCACAAACTTGTGTCTATGTTTCGAAGTTCAAATGGCAGTATACAAAATGGTGCCAAAGAAGCTGTCTTACGCCTGAAG ctttcttcttcaacggTGGTCCTTGCTCTTGATCGTATCACTCAGCAGGATACTCTTGTTATTGGTTCTttgagcaagaagaagaaacagaagaaaaattcaaagtcATGTCCAGAAGAAGACATAAATAGCGAGGAATTTCGAAGTGGGGAAAAGGCTCTCTCTTTCATTGCCTCATTACTTGACATGCTGCTTCTCAAGAAAGATCTAACTCACAG GGAGTCCCTCATAAGGCCCTTGTTTAAGCTCCTACAAAGATCCATGTCTAAAGAATGGGTGAAAATTGCTTTTTCAATTGAGGAAACGTCACTCCAGCCTCCACAGGATGTTCGTGAAACAACTCCTACCTTTATTTCTTCCATCCAACAGACTCTGCTCTTAATCCTGAAAGATATTTTTGATTCTCTGAATATGAATCCTTTGAAG GCTGAAGTAGcaaatgaaatcaatgtcaAAATGCTGGTTGAGTTGGCTCATTCATCAAATGATGGAGTCACACGGAACCATATCTTCTCCTTGTTCACTGCAATTGTTAAATTTGTCCCTGATAAGGTTTTGGACCATATTATCAGCATACTTACACTTGTTGGTGAATCAACTGTGACACAG ATTGATAGTCACTCGAAGTCTATCTTTGAGGGGTTTATATCAATGGTCATTCCATTTTGGCTGTCTAAGACTAAGAGTGAGGAGCAGTTGTTACAG atttttgtgAAAGTCTTACCTGATATTGTTGAGCATAGAAGGCGTTCAATTGTAGCTTACTTGCTGGG AGTTATCGGTGAACGAAATGGCTTGCCTGCTTTGCTTGTCCTCTTATTTAAGTCTTTGATTTCAAGAAAAGACTCAGCTTGGCTTGGTAATGCCAACGTTTCTGAAAGTTTTGCTTCCATTGTTAAAAAAGAATGGGAGTATTCTTTTGCCATGGAAATATGTGAACAATATTCTTCTTCGACGTGGCTCTCATCCTTGGTCATACTTCTTCAAACTATCAGCAAAGACAGTAAACAATGTTTCTTACAGATGCGGCTTGTATTAGAATTTGTATTCCAGAAATTGCAAGACCCGGAATTTGCATTTGCAGTCTCACTGGAACCAAGAAATAATGTTTCTGTTGGCATCCAG cAAGAACTACAAGAGCTTATGAAGTGTTGTATATGTCTCCTGCAAGCTATTGATGcgaaaaaggagaaagatgTGACTTCTTCAGTTAGAAATGAAATCAGAATGCGTATACATGATGTCTTAATGACTGTTACGGGAGCCATGGATCTGTCTATATATTTCAGGGTTGTTACTAGCTTGCTTCAGCAGCAGACAGATTATAATGGGACGAAAAAG GTACTTGGACTTATAAGTGAGAGAGCTAAGGACACCTCATCTTCTAAAATGAAACACAAGAGAAAGATTTCCAatcaaaaaggaagaaattcTTGGTTGAACTTGGATGAGGTTGCTGTTGATTCTTTCGGGAAGATGTGTGAGGAGATTGTCCATCTGATTAATGCGACAGATGATGAGTCAGGTGTTCCAGTAAAACGAGCTGCCATTTCTACACTGGAAGTTTTGGCTGGCAGGTTTCCATCTGGTCATCCAATCTTCAGGAAATGCCTTGCAGCTGTTGCAGAATGCATCAGTTCAAAGAATTTGGGAGTCTCGTCCAGCTGTCTTCGAACAACTGGTGCACTGATCAATGTTCTTGGACCAAAGGCGCTCATTGAACTTCCATGCATAATGAAGAATTTGGTAAAACAGTCGCTTGAAGTATCATTTGCATCCCAGAGTGGTCGAAACGCAACAGCTGAAGAACAGTTGCTTATGCTGTCTGTTCTAGTCACTTTGGAAGCAGTGATTGATAAACTTGGAGGTTTCCTAAATCCTCATCTTGGAGATATTATGAAAATCATGGTGCTACATCCTGAATATGTATCTGACTTCGACAAGAATCTCAAGTCCAAAGCCAATGCCATTAGGAGGCTCCTTACTGATAAAATACCT GTTCGTCTCACTCTGCAACCACTTCTACGAATATACAATGAGGCTGTTAGTTCTGGGAATGCAAGCTTGGTGATTGCTTTTAATATGTTAGAAGATCTGGTTGTGAAAATGGATAGATCATCTATCGTTAGCAGCCATGGGAAGATTTTTGATCAGTGCTTAGTTGCCCTTGATATTCGACGTCTAAATCCAGCAGCAATTCAGAACATTGATGATGCTGAGAGAAGTGTAACTAGCGCAATGGTTGCTCTCACAAAGAAGCTAACGGAGTCCGAGTTCAGACCTCTCTTTATTAGGAGTATTGATTGGGCAGAGTCAGATGTTGTTGACGGATCAGGGAGTGAAAACAAGAGCATCGACCGAGCTATATCTTTCTATGGTCTGGTGGATCGACTCTGTGAGAGTCACAG GTCCATCTTTGTACCGTATTTCAAATACGTGCTTGATGGTATTGTAGCACATCTCACCACTGCTGAAGCTTCTGTTTCAActaggaagaaaaagaaagccaAAATTCAGCAAACTTCTGACTCTATACAACCAAAAAGCTGGCATCTTAGGGCATTAGTTCTTTCTTGCTTGAAGAATTGTTTTCTGCATGATACCGGCAGCTTGAAGTTTCTGGATACAAATAACTTCCAG GTGCTACTTAAGCCTATTGTATCACAGCTTGTTGTTGAACCTCCATCTTCTTTAAAGGAGCACCCACATGTACCATCTGTGGATGAGGTTGATGATTTATTGGTTTCATGCATCGGTCAAATGGCAGTAGCCTCAGGCTCTGACCTCCTCTGGAAACCGCTGAACCACGAG GTGCTAATGCAAACGAGGAGTGAGAGTGTACGGTCAAGGATGTTGAGTTTGAGAAGTGTGAAACAGATGCTGGATAATCTGAAAGAAGAGTATCTTGTGTTGCTTGCTGAAACCATTCCATTCTTGGCTGAGCTACTAGAAGACGTCGAGCTATCTGTTAAATCTTTGGCTCAAGATATTATCAAACAAATGGAAGAGATGAGCGGTGAAAGTCTGGCGGAATACCTCTGA